The Glycine soja cultivar W05 chromosome 8, ASM419377v2, whole genome shotgun sequence genome has a window encoding:
- the LOC114423746 gene encoding transcription factor MYB102-like, whose product MGRSPCCDKNGLKKGPWTPEEDQKLFDYIQKHGYGNWRVLPKNAGLQRCGKSCRLRWTNYLRPDIKRGRFTLEEEETIIQLHSILGNKWSAIATRLPGRTDNEIKNYWNTHIRKRLLRMGMDPVTHRPRLDLLDLSSILSSSLYGSTQMNIQRLLGTHTVVNPELLKLASSLFPSQQRENINMCAQNCEENQLCDPQIQSQIPHDLAQEALPFTHAQLVESNTMNTYPSIFHESGFQQHYSQLSDLHYNGIDHKSYVPQLPSYDYPPMSESSTYNNSYNNSNQNFSYASVLSTPSSSPTPLNSNSTFVKGSSSTEDETESYVSSNNLLRFEIPDMLRMNEYSYN is encoded by the exons ATGGGTAGATCACCTTGTTGTGACAAAAATGGCCTCAAGAAAGGACCATGGACACCAGAAGAAGACCAGAAACTCTTTGATTACATTCAGAAACATGGGTACGGCAATTGGAGAGTACTCCCAAAGAATGCTG GTTTGCAAAGGTGCGGAAAAAGCTGTCGGCTTCGTTGGACAAACTATCTCCGACCAGATATAAAACGAGGTCGATTCACTTTGGAAGAGGAAGAGACCATAATACAACTACATAGCATTCTTGGCAACAA GTGGTCAGCTATTGCTACTCGCTTACCCGGAAGAACAGACAATGAAATCAAGAATTACTGGAACACCCACATTAGAAAAAGGCTTCTAAGGATGGGAATGGACCCTGTGACACATAGGCCAAGGCTTGATCTTTTGGACCTATCTTCCATCCTAAGTTCATCTCTCTATGGTTCAACACAAATGAACATCCAAAGACTTCTTGGCACTCACACGGTGGTGAACCCTGAGCTTCTAAAGTTGGCTTCATCACTCTTCCCCTCTCAGCAACGCGAAAACATCAACATGTGTGCACAAAATTGTGAAGAGAACCAGCTCTGTGACCCCCAAATTCAGAGCCAAATCCCTCATGACTTGGCTCAAGAAGCATTGCCTTTCACTCATGCACAGTTGGTTGAATCCAATACGATGAACACATACCCTTCAATTTTCCATGAATCTGGCTTCCAACAACATTATTCTCAACTAAGTGATTTGCATTACAACGGAATTGATCATAAAAGCTATGTTCCTCAATTACCAAGCTATGATTACCCTCCAATGTCTGAATCCTCAACTTATAACAATTCCTATAATAACAGCAACCAGAACTTCAGCTACGCTTCAGTTCTTTCAACGCCTTCTTCAAGTCCCACACCGTTGAATTCGAACTCGACGTTTGTCAAGGGGAGCAGCAGCACTGAGGATGAGACAGAAAGCTATGTCAGTAGCAACAACTTGTTGAGATTTGAAATCCCAGATATGCTACGTATGAATGAGTACtcatataattaa